One genomic window of Streptomyces spiramyceticus includes the following:
- a CDS encoding response regulator, with amino-acid sequence MVQKAKILLVDDRPENLLALEAILSALDQTLVRASSGEEALKALLTDDFAVILLDVQMPGMDGFETAAHIKRRERTRDIPIIFLTAINHGPHHTFRGYAAGAVDYISKPFDPWVLRAKVSVFVELYMKNCQLREQAALLRLQLEGGGQAGGMGDAKEPAGLLAELSARLAAVEEQAEALSKQLDDDSADAAAVATAAHLERKLTGLRRALDALEPGTSGSAPPFPSQN; translated from the coding sequence ATGGTTCAGAAGGCCAAGATCCTCCTGGTCGATGACCGGCCGGAGAATCTGTTGGCGCTGGAGGCCATCCTCTCTGCGCTCGATCAGACACTGGTACGGGCATCGTCAGGGGAGGAAGCGCTCAAAGCGCTGCTGACGGACGACTTTGCGGTCATTCTGCTGGACGTCCAGATGCCGGGCATGGACGGTTTCGAGACCGCCGCGCACATCAAGCGGCGAGAACGGACCCGGGACATCCCGATCATCTTTCTCACCGCGATCAACCACGGTCCGCACCACACCTTCCGGGGTTATGCGGCCGGCGCCGTGGACTACATCTCGAAGCCCTTCGACCCGTGGGTGCTGCGCGCCAAGGTCTCGGTCTTCGTCGAGCTGTACATGAAGAACTGTCAGCTGCGTGAGCAGGCCGCGCTGCTGCGTCTCCAGCTGGAGGGCGGCGGCCAGGCGGGCGGCATGGGCGACGCGAAGGAGCCCGCGGGGCTCCTCGCCGAACTCTCCGCACGGCTCGCGGCGGTTGAGGAGCAGGCGGAGGCGCTCTCCAAGCAGCTCGACGACGACTCGGCCGATGCGGCGGCCGTCGCCACCGCGGCCCACCTGGAGCGGAAGCTGACCGGCCTGCGCCGGGCGCTGGATGCACTCGAACCGGGCACAAGCGGCAGCGCACCGCCTTTTCCGTCGCAGAACTGA